The Arachis hypogaea cultivar Tifrunner chromosome 16, arahy.Tifrunner.gnm2.J5K5, whole genome shotgun sequence genome contains a region encoding:
- the LOC112758013 gene encoding aquaporin TIP1-2 isoform X2, which yields MVQQQVSSSVQTYKVSSLDSKKSLKSSFLSFIGAHEIFMPETWKTALTELVATASLMFTLTSSIIACLDSHEVAPKLLVPLAVFIIAFLFLIVTIPLSGGHMSPVFTFIAALKGVVTLVRALIYVIAQCIGSIIGFIMLKCVMDPKLEHKYSLGGCAIGNDSDKGLGSKPQVALLVEFSCTFLVLFIGITLGFDKKRSKELGLPMVCVVIAGAMALAVFVSITVTGQPSYAGVGLNPARCLGPALLKGGLLWNGHWIFWVGPFLACITYYGVSINLPKESITLENEEYDVLSLALGHSKSISRSAVSNDLQV from the exons ATGGTGCAACAACAAGTTTCAAGTTCTGTTCAGACTTACAAGGTTAGCTCTTTGGATAGCAAGAAGTCTTTAAAGTCtagttttctttctttcattggAGCACATGAGATTTTCATGCCAGAG aCATGGAAAACAGCATTGACTGAGTTAGTTGCAACTGCTTCTCTAATGTTCACACTGACATCATCAATCATAGCATGTTTGGATTCACATGAAGTTGCTCCAAAGCTTCTAGTCCCTCTTGCAGTGTTCATCATAGCCTTCTTGTTCCTAATAGTCACAATTCCACTCTCTGGAGGTCACATGAGTCCTGTTTTCACATTCATAGCAGCACTAAAGGGTGTTGTTACTCTTGTACGTGCACTAATTTATGTCATAGCACAATGCATTGGTTCAATTATTGGTTTCATTATGCTAAAATGTGTCATGGATCCAAAATTGGAACACAAATATTCATTGGGAGGATGTGCAATTGGTAATGATAGTGATAAAGGACTAGGATCAAAGCCACAAGTTGCATTGTTAGTAGAATTTTCATGCACCTTTTTGGTGCTATTTATTGGTATTACCTTGGGATTTGATAAGAAAAGGTCAAAGGAATTAGGATTACCTATGGTGTGTGTTGTGATTGCTGGGGCAATGGCATTAGCAGTGTTTGTGTCTATAACTGTTACTGGGCAACCGAGCTATGCAGGTGTTGGACTTAACCCAGCAAGATGTTTAGGCCCAGCTTTACTAAAAGGTGGATTATTGTGGAATGGACATTGGATTTTTTGGGTTGGGCCTTTCTTGGCCTGTATAACATATTATGGAGTATCTATTAATTTGCCAAAGGAGAGTATCACtttggaaaatgaagaatatGATGTGTTGAGTTTAGCTTTGGGCCATAGTAAGAGTATTTCTAGGAGTGCTGTctcaaatgatcttcaagtttGA
- the LOC112758013 gene encoding aquaporin TIP1-2 isoform X1 has translation MDSAISQVVVVDSDDQFSRSFQSVEATHLVHKKSAWYKFLALIGAHEIFSIETWKTALTELVATASLMFTLTSSIIACLDSHEVAPKLLVPLAVFIIAFLFLIVTIPLSGGHMSPVFTFIAALKGVVTLVRALIYVIAQCIGSIIGFIMLKCVMDPKLEHKYSLGGCAIGNDSDKGLGSKPQVALLVEFSCTFLVLFIGITLGFDKKRSKELGLPMVCVVIAGAMALAVFVSITVTGQPSYAGVGLNPARCLGPALLKGGLLWNGHWIFWVGPFLACITYYGVSINLPKESITLENEEYDVLSLALGHSKSISRSAVSNDLQV, from the exons ATGGATTCAGCTATTTCCCAAGTAGTAGTAGTTGATAGTGATGATCAATTTTCAAGGTCTTTTCAAAGTGTAGAGGCAACACATTTGGTTCATAAAAAGTCTGCATGGTACAAATTTCTTGCTTTGATTGGTGCCCATGAAATTTTCTCAATAGAG aCATGGAAAACAGCATTGACTGAGTTAGTTGCAACTGCTTCTCTAATGTTCACACTGACATCATCAATCATAGCATGTTTGGATTCACATGAAGTTGCTCCAAAGCTTCTAGTCCCTCTTGCAGTGTTCATCATAGCCTTCTTGTTCCTAATAGTCACAATTCCACTCTCTGGAGGTCACATGAGTCCTGTTTTCACATTCATAGCAGCACTAAAGGGTGTTGTTACTCTTGTACGTGCACTAATTTATGTCATAGCACAATGCATTGGTTCAATTATTGGTTTCATTATGCTAAAATGTGTCATGGATCCAAAATTGGAACACAAATATTCATTGGGAGGATGTGCAATTGGTAATGATAGTGATAAAGGACTAGGATCAAAGCCACAAGTTGCATTGTTAGTAGAATTTTCATGCACCTTTTTGGTGCTATTTATTGGTATTACCTTGGGATTTGATAAGAAAAGGTCAAAGGAATTAGGATTACCTATGGTGTGTGTTGTGATTGCTGGGGCAATGGCATTAGCAGTGTTTGTGTCTATAACTGTTACTGGGCAACCGAGCTATGCAGGTGTTGGACTTAACCCAGCAAGATGTTTAGGCCCAGCTTTACTAAAAGGTGGATTATTGTGGAATGGACATTGGATTTTTTGGGTTGGGCCTTTCTTGGCCTGTATAACATATTATGGAGTATCTATTAATTTGCCAAAGGAGAGTATCACtttggaaaatgaagaatatGATGTGTTGAGTTTAGCTTTGGGCCATAGTAAGAGTATTTCTAGGAGTGCTGTctcaaatgatcttcaagtttGA